CATTCAATTCTGTCATAAGCTTTACTCATGTCCAACTTCAAAGACATATAACCATCTCTTCCACTTCTCTTCCTTCTCAGAAAATGCATCACCTCATAAGCCACTAACACATTGTCAGTTATTAATCTGCCAGGAACAAAAGCTGTTTGAGATGAGGAAATGATAGAGGGCAGTATCCTTTTGAGTCTATTAGCAATCACCTTGGATATAAGCTTATAAATCACATTGCAGAGACTGATAGGCCTATAATCCGAGACAAATTcaggtttgtttttctttgggACAAGAGTAATAAAGGTATGATTTATCACAGCAATAAAATGGCCAGAATTAAGTGCACAAAGGACAGCTTCTGTAACATCTTGACCAACTACTGACCAGAAGTTCTGATAGAATAATGGGGCCATACCATCTGGGCCAGGTGCCTTGGTAGGGTGCATCTCATCAAGAGCTCTTTTCACTTCCTCCTGTGTAAAGCTAGCATCCAGATTCTCCACCATAGCTGGGGTTACTTTACCTGTTAGTCCTTGTAAGAACTCCATATTTCCAAAGGCATCAGattctttgaaaagattagagaaGTACTCTATAATAACTTCATCTCTAGCCTCATTAGTCTGCCACACCCCAATTGAGTCCTTGATACCTTTTATCcaattctttctctttctttgagatgctttatgatgaaaaaatttggaatttttatCTCCTTGAGCTAGCCATAAAGCCTTAGATCTTTGTCTCCACATAGTCTCATTTCTTTGTATCCATTTCTGAACCTCTTATATTGCTTCTTGCAGCTTCTGTTTATCATGAGAAAGAGGATCCATCTGATGAGCCAACTGCAATTTCTCCTGTGCTACTTTTAAACTTCTCTGCACATGCCCAAAACTAGCTTTGTTCCATACAGTTAACTTCTCTCCACAGCATTGAATCTTCTTCAGAACAGTACCCAAATCTCTCCTACCATTAACTCCCCTCCAAGCTCTCTGAACAATCTGTTTACAATCTGGAGCCTCAACCCACATGGCCTCAAATCGAAACAATCTTCTCCCCACCTGCCTTTGAACTCTTTCAGTCAGCTTTAGTATGATAGGCACATGATCAGAATATGCCACAATACCATGGATCACAGTGGCCATTGGATAAAGAGAATGCCACTTAAAGTTCGAAAAAAACCTGTCTAGCCTCTCACTTATAGATTGTCCCCCCTCTCTCCTGTTGCACCAAGTAAAAGGATTCCCTTCAAAACCTAAATCATGTAAGTGACATTCCTCAATAACATCTTTAAAGGCTTTCATTTGACTTTCAGATCTACTTCTACCCCCACTCTTCTCATCATTGCTcattatctcattaaaatcacccattAATAACCATCTCTTATCACTAGGGACTTTAATAGATCTCAACAAATCCCATGACTCATATCTCCTACTAACATCTGGTTTACCATATATACCAGTCAACCACCAAGACTCACTATTCTCCCCCTCCTCAGTAACCTTTGCATGAACATGGAATCTTGAAAAGCTTTGTATTTCTACTGTAAAATTGTTCTTCCAGTAAAGTGCAACCCCACCACTCCTACCTTCACAACTTACTGCTAAGCAACCATAGAACCCCAGCTTAAACTTTAATCTTTCCATAACTTTAGAATGAAGTCTTgtttcttgaagaaacaaaaaatcagGATCTTGTTTTCTGACCAAGTCAGAAAGGGTTTGAATTCCcagtgggttcccaagcccacgggaaTTCCAACTTATACAACTCATTGATCTCGGCAGGGCTGGTGCACAGCCACTGCCGATACCACAACATTTGAAACCACCCCCTCCTGTTTAATCTTCTTAAAAGAATCAACTTCATCACTAGGAAAAGCAGTAAATTTACCTCTCTTTTTACCACCTGCAGTAGCTTTGCCTCCTGAAATCTCCTCCacatc
This genomic interval from Carya illinoinensis cultivar Pawnee chromosome 10, C.illinoinensisPawnee_v1, whole genome shotgun sequence contains the following:
- the LOC122278633 gene encoding uncharacterized protein LOC122278633 gives rise to the protein MSCISWNSRGLGNPLGIQTLSDLVRKQDPDFLFLQETRLHSKVMERLKFKLGFYGCLAVSCEGRSGGVALYWKNNFTVEIQSFSRFHVHAKVTEEGENSESWWLTGIYGKPDVSRRYESWDLLRSIKVPSDKRWLLMGDFNEIMSNDEKSGGRSRSESQMKAFKDVIEECHLHDLGFEGNPFTWCNRREGGQSISERLDRFFSNFKWHSLYPMATVIHGIVAYSDHVPIILKLTERVQRQVGRRLFRFEAMWVEAPDCKQIVQRAWRGVNGRRDLGTVLKKIQCCGEKLTVWNKASFGHVQRSLKVAQEKLQLAHQMDPLSHDKQKLQEAI